The following nucleotide sequence is from Candidatus Neomarinimicrobiota bacterium.
CGTTACCGCCCCCGAGATCATGCTTTGGTACCCTTGCTTGAGGACGCTTTGCGCACCACCCTTTCCGAGGCCGCCCTCGGTCAGTCCTGTGTGAAGCATGGGGCCGCCCTGCTGATCATCACCGCCATTTACGAACGCATAACCGGCAAATACGGCCAGCGCGGCCACCGTTATGCCCATATGGAGGTTGGCTACGCCTCCGAGAATATTCACCTGCAGGCCGTCGCCCTGGGGCTGGCTACCGTGGCGGTGGGGGCCTTCCACGACGAGCGGGTTCAGGAGCTATTGAACCTGCCCGCCAATGAGCGCACCCTGCTCATTATGCCGGTAGGCAGGCCCTATTAGCCTCGCATTCAACTGGTATCGACCTTAAACGTCACTGTCGATATAAAATAAATCCGTAAAGTTCAATCTTCCTGACAACCTCCCGGGCTTTATTCCGTCTAATGATAGATTAAGGCACACTTTGTTCGAGGGATAGCTATGCGCCGTTTACTATTTCTGATCGCATTCATTTCGGTTGTATTTGCCGATGATAAGGCTTTTAATGCCGCCGATTATAAAGCACGGGACATCTCCGCCATCAGACTTAATGAACCCCTGCGCATTGACGGCCGGCTCACCGAGCCAATTTATCAGACCCCTTCCAACCAGACCTTCATCCAGCTGGATCCGGATAATGGCGAGCCGGCCACTGAAGAGACCGAGGTATGGGTCGCTTACGACGATGGCGCCTTGTATATCGGGGCCCGAATGTGGGATGATCAACCGGACTCCATTGTGGCACTTATGGGCCGCAGGGATGCCAACTTCAATACCGATTTTTTCCTGGCCCTCATCGATGCCTATCACGATAAGCGCTCCGGCTTCTTTTTTGGCATCAATCCATCCGGTGCCATTCAGGATGGTACCTTTTACAATGACAGCTGGAGTGATGATTCCTGGGATGGGGTCTGGGACGGGAAAACGGCCATTGACGAAAACGGCTGGACGGCGGAAATGCGGATCCCATTTTCACAGCTGCGCTTCAACCAACAAAAGGAGTATGTCTGGGGAATTCTACTCGCAAGGATAATCCAAAGAAGAAATGAGACCGATCTATTTACCTACATTGAGCGGGGCGAAAGCGGCGTGGTTTCCCACGCGGCCACGTTGAGAGGAATCGAGGATATTCAACCCCCTGAACGCCGGGAGTTCACCCCTTATGTCACCTCCGGCTACAGCTCCCTCCCTTCCGAAAAGGATAATCCCTTCTTGAAAGGCCGCGATACCAACCTGAAGCTGGGGACGGACTTGAAGATGGGTATCGGCAGCAACATCACCGTCGATGCCACCATCAACCCGGATTTCGGCCAGGTGGAAGTGGACCCCTCAGTGATCAATCTTTCCGCTTATGAGACATATTACCAGGAAAAGCGGCCATTTTTTGTGGAAGGAGCGAGCATATTCTCCTTCGGGACCCACGGCCCCACCAGCCGCTGGGGTTTTAATTCCTACGAGCCCGACTTTTTTTACAGCCGGCGCATCGGACGACCGCCCCAGTGTGAGGTCGATACCGAGGGCTGGGTCGACATGCCCACCGCTAGCTCCATCCTGGGGGCCGCGAAGATCAGCGGCAAGCTCAACGGCGATTGGTCCCTCGGCGGATTGTCAGCCCTGACGAACCGTGAGTTCGCCCAGATCAATGAGGAGGGTAATGTTCGCTCTCAGGAAGTCGAGCCCCTGACATCCTACAACCTGGTCCGCACCCAGAAGGAGTTCAACGACGGTCGGCAAGGCCT
It contains:
- a CDS encoding SagB/ThcOx family dehydrogenase, coding for RYRPRDHALVPLLEDALRTTLSEAALGQSCVKHGAALLIITAIYERITGKYGQRGHRYAHMEVGYASENIHLQAVALGLATVAVGAFHDERVQELLNLPANERTLLIMPVGRPY